The following are encoded together in the Hippoglossus stenolepis isolate QCI-W04-F060 chromosome 12, HSTE1.2, whole genome shotgun sequence genome:
- the LOC118118803 gene encoding p53 apoptosis effector related to PMP-22, with protein sequence MFRCGIAYPRCRWIVPLLLLFAIIFDIIAIAATSGWVEDEDAESHYASMWEQCRGRNDIWHCMSLTDEFSWARAVAALMIIGLLILIVAFILSCVALCCSLNISLLPVIAVMLIVVVILQVIALIVYPVKFNEQIFEGHYYYTWAYGFGWGATILCIGCSILFCCLPRYEDELAGLAKTKYLYTSA encoded by the exons ATGTTTCGCTGCGGGATCGCCTACCCCCGCTGCAGGTGGATCgtccccctgctgctgctcttcgcCATTATTTTCGACATCATCGCCATCGCCGCCACCTCCGGATGGGTGGAGGACGAGGACGCCGAGTCCCACTACGCCAGCATGTGGGAGCAGTGCCGGGGCAGGAACGACATCTGGCACTGCATGTCGCTCACGGACGAGTTCT CTTGGGCCAGAGCAGTGGCTGCCCTGATGATCATCggcctcctcatcctcatcgtCGCCTTCATCCTCTCCTGCGTGGCTCTGTGCTGCTCGCTCAACATCTCTCTTCTGCCTGTCATAGCAGTAATGTTGATTGTTGTCg TGATCCTCCAGGTCATCGCTCTCATCGTCTACCCCGTCAAGTTCAACGAGCAGATCTTCGAGGGCCACTACTACTACACCTGGGCCTACGGCTTCGGCTGGGGCGCCACCATCCTCTGCATCGGCTGCTCCATCCTCTTCTGCTGCCTGCCGCGCTATGAGGACGAGCTGGCCGGCCTGGCCAAGACCAAATACCTCTACACCTCCGCTTAG
- the tnfaip3 gene encoding tumor necrosis factor alpha-induced protein 3: MSQGQNFLPKFLFVSNLLKAVKIRQRVPNDVVKPAASGGLMHHLRGMHRYTLEMIAMNHFPQAFREVVQAAILDRAMQASLEQEKKLNWCREVKKMVPLRTNGDGNCLLHAASQYMLGVQDTDLVLRKALHGVLKETDTGGFRARFQAELLQSQEFTQTGLRYTTMNWEDEWEKIVKMASPISSSNGLQFDSLEDIHIFVLSNILRRPIIVIADQVVRSMKSGSSISPLNVGGIYLPLHWPPTECYKYPIVLGYDSQHFAPLITIKDSGPEIRAVPLINPGRGDFEELKVHFLMEKEQQQKERLLKDYLFLIEIPVIGLGYDVLRIINAARLDEGNLPEDMNLMEDYLQLVNHEYQRWQEDKEQAWAAQPQRPPPFSVSQLSLIEIRCATPRCTFYVSVDTQPHCHECFEKRQVTTGGGARIEGVIQAKGGGVQGGVGVMVGSETEVNSRGARSSSPPSSSSGRGVVISSPRSAPPTAPSLSLYSETHAMKCKTPGCLFTLSVEHDGLCERCFNSRQSQGAPGAGTAATGLPGPNGGPTVPHPAQGSGWTQWGGSETETERCSMCRQEAFRIFNGLCPPCMQRQQAPERGEPQQSNPRTEASSSAWSQARDAERPCLTITPGHTSAWQAPLARPCKRSGCQFFGTPEKLGFCTICYVDYQTNHHMTPPAAPAQSRHGLEAGFQNATRCRGPGCGAVGKTMLEGYCDKCYVKEQSTRLNQVAHRTPHSPPLVMRDRAVKPRSSQQSQTQTQCRRSGCSNVSPGCTDLCPECHTRGQGREVGRRAQAPKEKSKQRCRTQGCDHYANQEKQGYCNECDHFKQIYRG, translated from the exons ATGTCGCAGGGTCAGAACTTCCTCCCCAAATTCCTGTTTGTCTCCAACCTGCTGAAGGCGGTGAAGATCCGTCAGCGAGTGCCCAACGACGTGGTGAAGCCGGCGGCCAGCGGCGGCCTGATGCACCACCTGCGGGGCATGCACAGGTACACTCTGGAGATGATCGCCATGAACCACTTCCCGCAGGCCTTCAGGGAGGTGGTGCAGGCTGCCATCCTGGACCGAGCCATGCAGGCCTctctggagcaggagaagaagctcAACTGGTGTCGGGAGGTGAAGAAGATGGTGCCCTTACGCACCAATG GAGATGGGAACTGTTTGCTCCACGCGGCCTCTCAGTACATGCTGGGCGTTCAGGACACAGACCTTGTTCTTCGGAAAGCCCTCCATGGCGTTTTGAAGGAGACGGACACTGGTGGCTTTAGAGCTCGCTTCCAGGCAGAGCTGCTCCAGTCCCAGGAGTTCACCCAGACCGGACTCCGATACACCACCATG AACTGGGAGGACGAGTGGGAAAAGATTGTGAAGATGGCGTCTCCCATCTCCAGTAGCAACGGCCTCCAGTTTGACTCTCTGGAGGACATTCACATCTTCGTCCTCTCGAACATTCTCCGCAGACCCATCATCGTCATTGCAG ACCAGGTGGTCAGAAGTATGAAATCTggctcctccatctctcctctgaATGTGGGTGGGATTTATCTGCCGCTGCACTGGCCACCCACAGAGTGCTACAAATACCCAATAGTGCTTGGCTATGACTCCCAGCACTTTGCACCCCTCATCACCATCAAAGACAGTGGTCCAG AGATCCGTGCTGTGCCACTGATCAACCCAGGACGGGGGGACTTCGAGGAGCTGAAGGTTCACTTCCTGATggagaaagagcagcagcagaaagagaggcTTCTCAAAGACTACCTGTTCCTGATAGAGATCCCTGTCATAGGCTTGGGCTACGATGTTTTACGGATCATCAACGCTGCAAG GCTGGACGAGGGCAATCTTCCTGAAGACATGAACCTGATGGAGGACTACCTGCAGCTCGTCAACCACGAGTACCAGCGCTGGCAGGAGGACAAGGAGCAGGCATGGGCTGCCCAGCCACAGCGCCCACCACCCTTTTCCGTCTCCCAGCTCTCCCTCATCGAAATCCGCTGTGCCACACCACGATGCACCTTCTACGTCTCTGTTGACACGCAGCCTCATTGCCACGAATGCTTTGAGAAGCGACAGGTCACCACCGGTGGAGGAGCGAGGATAGAAGGGGTGATACAGGCCAAGGGAGGAGGGGTACAAGGTGGGGTTGGTGTGATGGTGGGATCAGAGACCGAGGTGAACTCTAGAGGAGCTCGAAGCAGCAGCCCTCCGTCCTCCTCGTCTGGAAGAGGGGTGGTGATCTCTAGCCCCCGCTCAGCACCACCTACCGCCCCCAGCCTCAGCCTGTACAGTGAAACTCATGCCATGAAGTGCAAGACACCCGGCTGCCTCTTCACTCTTAGCGTAGAGCATGATGGACTTTGTGAGCGCTGCTTCAACTCCAGGCAGAGCCAAGGAGCCCCTGGAGCTGGAACTGCTGCCACAGGACTCCCAGGCCCCAATGGGGGGCCTACAGTTCCCCACCCAGCCCAGGGCTCCGGCTGGACCCAGTGGGGGGGctctgagacagagacagagcgcTGCAGCATGTGTAGACAGGAGGCGTTCAGGATATTCAATGGCCTGTGTCCACCCTGCATGCAGAGACAGCAGGCTCCAGAGAGGGGAGAGCCTCAGCAGAGCAACCCCAGAACTGAGGCCTCGTCTTCAGCTTGGAGCCAGGCCAGGGACGCTGAGCGGCCGTGCCTCACCATAACACCAGGACACACCTCAGCCTGGCAGGCCCCTCTCGCACGGCCTTGTAAAAGATCTGGTTGCCAGTTCTTTGGGACGCCAGAGAAGTTGGGTTTCTGCACTATTTGCTACGTAGACTATCAGACCAACCACC ACATGACACCTCCCGCTGCCCCGGCCCAGAGCCGGCATGGTTTGGAGGCAGGCTTCCAGAATGCCACCAGGTGTCGTGGGCCTGGGTGTGGTGCGGTTGGCAAGACAATGCTGGAGGGCTACTGCGACAAGTGCTACGTCAAAGAGCAAAGCACACGGCTCAACCAAGTGGCACATCGCACACCACACTCGCCTCCTTTAGTCATG CGTGACCGAGCAGTTAAACCCAGATCTTCGCAGCAATCCCAGACCCAGACTCAGTGCCGGCGGAGTGGCTGCAGTAACGTGTCCCCGGGTTGCACAGACCTTTGCCCAGAGTGCCACACACGAGGCCAGGGCAGAGAGGTGGGCAGGCGGGCGCAGGCGCCCAAGGAAAAGTCCAAGCAGCGGTGTCGGACGCAGGGCTGCGACCACTACGCCAACCAAGAGAAACAGGGCTACTGCAACGAGTGCGACCACTTCAAACAGATCTACCGCGGCTGA